CCGCCGGGACGCTTTCCGTCAGCGGGGAAGTGATGATTTCCAGGGTTGAGGTCAGGTCGAAGAGCAACGGTACGCTGGGGCCTTCAGCCGTCAGCGCCGGGAGTCCGGCCGGAACCGCCGGTGAGGCGGGGTCCGCCGATGGCGTTGACGCCGGACTGCCCAGGGTGAACTTCCCGGAAGAGTAGCCGAAGGAAGATTCGCCCGTGGCTGCCAGCAGCTCGCTGGCCAGTTCCTCTGCCGTCGGCCGGTTGGCCGGGTCCTTTTCCAGCGCGTGCATGACAACCCGCTCGATTTCCACTGGAACGGCCGGGTTGTATGAACGCAATGGCGGCGGCGGATCGTTGACCTGCATCCACATCACGGCGACGAAATCATTGTCCGGCGACTCGAACGGCAACTTTCCGGTCAGCATCTGATACATCATGATGCCCAGGCTGTACACGTCCGCCTTGCCGTCATAGGGTTTGTTGCGCATGCGTTCCGGCGACATGTATTCCGGCGTCCCCATGAGAATGCCGGTGGCCGTCAGGTTGCGCCGGCCGGGTTCTTTCGGGGGGCGCGCCAGCTTGGCAATGCCGAAGTCGAGTACCTTGACGACCTCTCCGCGCCGGGTGCGGTGGAGAAAAATGTTATCCGGCTTGATGTCGCGGTGGACGATGCCCGATGCATGGGCTTCGGTGAGCACATCGCACACTGGAATGATGATTTCCACGCAGCGTTCGAGTGGAAGCACAAACCGTTCCTGGAGTTCGTCGCTCAGCGGGCGGCCGTCGAGCAGCTCCATGACCAAGTAGGCATGACCATCCTGGGTGATGCTGAAATCCAGAATGGCCACGGCGTTGGGGTGTGAAACCGAACAGGCCGAGACGCCTTCCTGCCGAAACCGCTCCAGGTTTTCCGGCGTGGTGTTGTGGATGTTGTTGTGCAGCACCTTGACTGCCACAGGGCGGTTGAGGTTCAGATGCGTGGCCCGATAGACCGCACCAAAACCGCCCACGCCAATTTTGGCGTCAAGGCGATACTTGCCATCGAGGGTGACACCAATGAAGGGATCGGGGATGGTCGTCAAGGGCTGGTGTCTCCACGAAGAAAACCTGGGTCGGTGCGGGATGAGAAGCCTATTGTGTGCCAAACCTTGTGGTATGACAACCAAGTTTCTCGTCAACCTTTTGGCAGCCGATTGTAGCAAAAATTCAGATGCAGTGCAGCCGGCCGTGGCGCTGGCAGGGCTGTTTTTCAGTCCGGTGTACCGTGCCGCGCGCCGCCATAGCGGAACTTCAGCACCAGAATCGTGGCGACCAGAACCAGCGTGAGGGTGTTCCACACCATCAGCGGTATGTCCCGGCGGAGCAACCCATAGATGAGCCACAGGATGACACCGGTGGAAAACACAAGGTACATGCCGGCTGAAACGTCTTTGACCGACTTCGTGCGCCAGCTCTGCCACACCTGAAGGGCGAAAGAAAAGCTGGTGAGGGCGCCGGCCAAAAGGCCCAGAACTGTCAGTGTGGCAGAGGAAGGCATAGGTGTGGCACCGGTTGGTTACGGCGCATCCGGTCGGCCTGGTCAGGGTGTCAGCCAGTGGCCACGCCAGCCGGCGGCATGATCGTCCCAGGTGAAGGCGGCCCGCCGGTGGCCGCGGGCGGCAAGCTGGAGCCAGTCCAGCCGGATAACCTCCGTGACGCAGACGGCAAAGTTGACAAAGCCGGCTTCACTTTCTTCCGCCGTCGGCGACCGCTCCACCAGTGCCGGCGGTAGTCCGCTGGAGGGGGTATCGGACGGGGTGCTGGGAGCCACTTCAGCCAAGTAACAGCGCCGTGACATCAGCCGGGTGCGCGCCCAGGCGTCTGCGGCCACGGCATCACCCTGGTGAACCACACTGTTCCCTTTGGCCCGTACCTGTACCTTGCCAGCCGGGTCATAAAACACCCAGGCCGTTGTGTGACAGGCCTGTAACAGGCGCACCTTGGGGGCGCGGGCGTCGGTGTGGAATGCCAGTTCGCGGCGGTCCGGGGAAGCGCGCCGCAGGACGACGACCCGCGCATCGCAGTCTGCCGGGCCGGCCGTGGCTACGACGGGCGTGTGAAAGGGATGTCCGGCTTCCCGGACGCCGACTTCAAAAGTCTCCCAGATACTTCTGAGAATGGCGTCGAGATCGATTGGCAGGTCAGTTGGCAGGTGATGGCCCTTCATCGGAAACGGCTGACACTCGGTTCATTCGGAATGAAGAACCGCCAGAGTAAATCGCGCCCCTGAGTAATGCCAATGCGGGGCGAACTGGCGATGGGCGGTGCAGTTGCGCGCGGTTGGAGGCAGACCCGGTGCCCGATCTGCTCGCCGTTGTGTTCGCGTCCAATTCCCAGGGCGCGGCAGAGCCGGCCCGGGCCGCGCGCCAACTCGTGAACCGGCATCGGGCGCGGCGTCCGGGCCTGCATGCTCTCGATGCCATGCGTCGGCGCAATGGCGCGAATGAGCACTGCGCCAGGGCCGCGCGTATCGGTCGTGAAGTTGAGGCAGTAATACATCCCGTAAATCAGATACACGTAGAGCCGCCCGTAGGTCTCACGCATCAACTGACCACGCGGCCCACGCAAAACGGCATGCGAGGCCGGGTCGTCGGTGTAGGCTTCGGTTTCAACGATGATGCCGCCGGCGTCACCGTGCCAGAGCGTACATCCCAGAAGTTCCTGTGCGACGGTCACGGCGTCACGGGCGAAAAAATCAGCCGTCAGCATTGGGTTCATACCAGTCAGCACGGCGCGTCGGTCAACCGGCCCGCCGCTGCCGGGCAATGGTCTGGAAATAATCCGAACACGGCTCACCGGCAAGCTCCACGGCGCGCAGGTCCACGTCCAGCAGGTCGGTCCCGGTGACAACCTTGCCCACTGGAACAGCCGTGCCTTCATCCGGTTGCCAGTCCCGGCTGATGAACTTGTGAGTCAGGTCCACGACGGCCCCTTCAAACCGTACGCCAAGGGTGAAATAGACATCCACCAGGACGCGCTGCACGTCCGGCACGTGGAGCTGCCCGCGGGCATGCGGGCTGCGGGCGCGATAGACGGCGCGCGGAAAGAGTCCGTAGAGATTTTTGATGGCGGCGCTGATGAGCGGGCGTCCCTTGAGCGTCGTGCGCTTGAAACCGGCCACGGATACCCGGCAGTCAGCTTCCTCCAGAAGCGCCGGGGCCTGCATCCGGTCAAACCGCTGCGGTTGCCGGGAGGTGTTGGAATAGGCCTTGTGCGACAGCGTATCCGCATCCAGCAGCCGCAGCCCTGGATCGTCCAGTTCGGTCAGCAGCCGGTTGACGCCCAGCCGGGACATGACTTCCGCAAACGTGACCTTGGTGCAGACCCCTTCCAGAATGACGATCTCCGCCCGTGGCGCAACACGCCGGATACCGAGCAGCACTTCCCGCAGCACCGGCAGCCCTACCGTGACCGGAGCCGGGACGGGATAGCCCAGGTTTGGCTTGACAATGACCCGCTGCGCCCCATGCGCAGCCAGCGGCGGTACGTAGTGAAAGGTCGGACTATCGGCTACGACGGTGTCGCTCACGAAATGGCGTTGGCCGCAGCGAAGGCGGCACGATTATGGGCTGGTGGGGGGAGCGTGCAGAACAAGAGGCTTTATCCGGGGTGCCCATTGCCCAGGTCACGCTCGATGGCGGCGGCAACCTGCGCGGCAAGCGTGCCGATGTCTATGCCGTTGGCCGCTTCCAGCATCACCCGCGCCAGATTTTCCGTGCCGGAGTACCGCAGGAGCAGGCGTCCCCGTCCGGCAAGCTGGGCCTCGACTTCCCGCACCGTTGCCGCCACCCGTGGAAGGGTCTCGAAGGGGCGCTTTTCACGTACGGGAACGTTGACGAGCGTCTGTGGGAAGCGGGTCAGTCCGCGCACGGCTTCGCGCAGCGAGCACTGCCGTTCCACGAGCAGGCGCAGGACGTTGAGGGCGGTCAGCAGCCCGTCGCCGGCCAGGCTCTGGCGGGCAAAAATGATGTGGCCCGATTGTTCACCGCCCAGCAGTGCCCCGTGTTCGAGCATTGCCGCCAGCACGGCCCGGTCGCCCACCGGCGTGCGGATGAGGTCAATGCCCCGTTCCCGCAGGGCCAGTTCCAGCCCCAGGTTGCTCATGACGGTTGCCACGACACAGCGCGGTGTCAGTTCGCCACGGGCGTCG
This window of the Chloracidobacterium sp. N genome carries:
- a CDS encoding SemiSWEET family sugar transporter — encoded protein: MPSSATLTVLGLLAGALTSFSFALQVWQSWRTKSVKDVSAGMYLVFSTGVILWLIYGLLRRDIPLMVWNTLTLVLVATILVLKFRYGGARHGTPD
- a CDS encoding flavin-binding protein, which encodes MKGHHLPTDLPIDLDAILRSIWETFEVGVREAGHPFHTPVVATAGPADCDARVVVLRRASPDRRELAFHTDARAPKVRLLQACHTTAWVFYDPAGKVQVRAKGNSVVHQGDAVAADAWARTRLMSRRCYLAEVAPSTPSDTPSSGLPPALVERSPTAEESEAGFVNFAVCVTEVIRLDWLQLAARGHRRAAFTWDDHAAGWRGHWLTP
- a CDS encoding DNA-3-methyladenine glycosylase — protein: MNPMLTADFFARDAVTVAQELLGCTLWHGDAGGIIVETEAYTDDPASHAVLRGPRGQLMRETYGRLYVYLIYGMYYCLNFTTDTRGPGAVLIRAIAPTHGIESMQARTPRPMPVHELARGPGRLCRALGIGREHNGEQIGHRVCLQPRATAPPIASSPRIGITQGRDLLWRFFIPNEPSVSRFR
- a CDS encoding DUF362 domain-containing protein — its product is MSDTVVADSPTFHYVPPLAAHGAQRVIVKPNLGYPVPAPVTVGLPVLREVLLGIRRVAPRAEIVILEGVCTKVTFAEVMSRLGVNRLLTELDDPGLRLLDADTLSHKAYSNTSRQPQRFDRMQAPALLEEADCRVSVAGFKRTTLKGRPLISAAIKNLYGLFPRAVYRARSPHARGQLHVPDVQRVLVDVYFTLGVRFEGAVVDLTHKFISRDWQPDEGTAVPVGKVVTGTDLLDVDLRAVELAGEPCSDYFQTIARQRRAG